From one Nocardioides scoriae genomic stretch:
- a CDS encoding potassium channel family protein — translation MGCGRVGSTLARSLEDRNHTVSVIDSNPDAFRRLGPSFNGTKVTGYGFDQAVLTQAGIQRADAFAAVSSGDNSNIIAARVARESFGIQQVVARIYDPGRAEVYQRLGITTVATVKWTADQVLRRILPVGAEPDFRDPSGTIRVDQIPVPEPWVAQRTIHFQEQSGSRIAWIDRLGEGMLSTRETVLQEGDVLHLVMREENATRVYDVLTKGPEAD, via the coding sequence ATGGGATGCGGCCGCGTCGGCTCGACGCTGGCGCGGAGTCTCGAGGACCGGAACCACACCGTCAGCGTCATCGACTCCAACCCCGACGCCTTCCGGCGGCTGGGTCCGTCGTTCAACGGCACCAAGGTCACGGGCTACGGCTTCGACCAGGCCGTGCTCACCCAGGCGGGCATCCAGCGGGCCGACGCCTTCGCGGCCGTCAGCAGCGGTGACAACTCCAACATCATCGCCGCGCGCGTGGCCCGCGAGTCCTTCGGGATCCAGCAGGTCGTCGCCCGCATCTACGACCCCGGCCGCGCCGAGGTCTACCAGCGGCTCGGCATCACCACGGTGGCCACGGTCAAGTGGACGGCCGACCAGGTGCTGCGCCGGATCCTCCCGGTCGGCGCCGAGCCCGACTTCCGCGACCCCTCGGGCACCATCCGGGTCGACCAGATCCCCGTGCCGGAGCCCTGGGTCGCCCAGCGCACGATCCACTTCCAGGAGCAGTCCGGGAGCCGGATCGCCTGGATCGACCGTCTCGGCGAGGGCATGCTCTCGACCCGCGAGACCGTGCTCCAGGAGGGCGACGTGCTCCACCTGGTGATGCGCGAGGAGAACGCCACGCGGGTCTACGACGTACTCACGAAGGGGCCGGAGGCCGACTGA